GCGGAGTTGCTGCGCCTGCAGGAGAAGATCCGCGCCGGCGCCGACTTCGCCATGACCCAGCCTTTCTTCGACCTGGAGAGCTGGCTCCGCTTCCGCGAGCAACTCGAGGGACGCGTCGAAGTGCCGGTGATCCTCGGCGTCTGGCCGCTCATCAGCCTGAAGCAGGCACGGCGGATCAACGAGAACGTCGCGGGTGTCGTGGTGCCCGAGAGCGTCTGCCGCCGCCTCGAAGAAGCGGGGCCGCAAGAGCGGGAGGTCGGCTTCGAACTCGTCGCCGAGCTGATCGCCGCGCTCGAGCGCACCCGGAGCGCCGCCGGCGTCTACGTCGTCGCGCCCTTCAAGCAACCCCTGCAGGCCTTGGAAGTCTTCGCGCGCGCCGCGGCGAGGAATTGATCCGGGCGGGGAATGCATCCGCAAGATCCCGGAGGCACGGCAGCCGCCTGGAATCGCAGTCTTGCGCGCGCAGATCCTGCGGGGTCCGTTCGCTTCCACCGCGATGGTTTTCCTTCCTGTCCAGTAAGGAAGAAACAAAAGCACGAGCAGAAAATCCTGCTCGCCTGCCCCCAACCCGACCTGTTAAGATTGACTTCGCTTCCCCGTTGATTCGTTGGCCGGACGAGTGCTGCCTTTTGGTTGCTCTCGCTAGCAGTCCACCACGCGGACCAGGAGAGAAAGCGTGCCCGCACTGCGAGCAGTGCTCTTCGATTTGGACGGCGTCCTGGTCGACTCCCGCGAGGCCTGGTTTCGCCTCGTCAACCAGGCCACCCGTCACTTCTGCAAGCCCGATGTGAGCCGCGAACAGTTCGAGCAATCCTGGGGTCAGGGAATCGAAGCCGACCTGCAACAGTTCTTTCCGGGCTGCGCCGCAGCGGACGTGCAGCGCTTCTACGAGGCGCACCTGCTCGACTTCGACGGGTGCATGCTGAGGCGGGACGGAGCGCGGGATGTGCTCGTGGGCCTGCACGAGGCCGGGATCCTGCGCGGCGTGGTCACCAACACACCCACCTGCCTGGCCCGAGACCTTCTCGCCTGGGCCGGCCTCATCGGCCTGGTGGATGTCACCGTGGGCGCCGGACCGAGGATCGCGGCCAAGCCAGCGCCGGACATGGTGCTCCAGGCCTGCAGGGAACTGGAGCTGCAGCCACGGCAGGCGCTCTTGGTCGGAGATTCGCAATGCGACGCCGAGGCTGCCGCGGCGGCGGCGGTGCGCTTCGTCGGCTTCCGGACCGAGCGCGCCCCGGCGGTGCAAGAACTCGGTGAGATCCTCGCCCTCGTCGGAGCACCGCCGGGACGCTGAGCTTCAAGAAGCCAGCGCCGAGCTTTCCACCACCGCAGAAGCCCCGCCCGCCCGGGCCCGTGCCCTCACCCAGACCGACAGCAGCGTCCCGAAGGCGAAGGTGAGCGGCGCCGTGATGGCGCTGAACCAGATGCCCGGGATCGTCCACGGCCCAAACCGGGTCACGCCGAGAAGAAGCCCGGCGGCGGCGCAAGCACCCCAGAACGCCCCGGTGCCGTTCGCCCGCGGCGACCACAGGCCGAGCATGAAGAGACCGAGCACCGGCCCGACGAAGTAGGACGTGTAGGTGGCCAGGAAGGTGAGGAGCGTCTGCGCTTTCCCCGCCACGTAGAAGGCCGAGCCGATCCCGATCAGCCCGGAACAGACGACGAGGAGCCGTGCGACCCGCAGGTAGTGCACCTCGGGCTCGTTCCGTCTGAAGTAGCGACGGTAGAAGTCCACCACCAGGCAGGTGGAGAAGGAGTGCATGGCGGAATCGCAGGAGGACATGGCGGCGGCGAAGATGGCGGCAGCGAGCAGACCGGCCACCGCCGGAGGCAGCTCGTTGGCGATGAAGATCGGCAGGATGCGATCGGGCAGGACCTCCGCGGGCAAGTGCCCGGGTGCAGCCTGGTAGAAGGCGTAGAGGAAAACGCCGAGGAGCAGCGTGCCAGCGACGCCGATGCAGCCCGTCCCCCAGGCCAGCAGCGCGGCCCGGCGCGCGGCGCGCACGTCGGCGCAGGCGAGGTAACGCTGCACCGACTGCTGGTTCGTCCCCGCCACGGCGAAGGCCAGCATGCCGTAAGCGAGGATGGCGGTGGGGAGAGCGCGGATCGACTGCGGGTTCCAGGAGAGGTCGAAGAGCACCCAGCGGCCCCCTGCCTTTGCCGTCGCCACGATGCTGTCGAAGCCGCCCTCCACCTGGCGGCTGGCGACGAAGAGGGTGGCGCCGATGCCGAGCAGCACCATGGCGAACTGCAGCACGTCGGTCCACACCACCGCAGCCAGCCCACCGGCCACCGTGTAGAGCACGGCGACGACGCCGACGATGGCGATCGACACGGCCAGCGACAGATGGGACACCTCGGAGACCACGAGCGCGGCGCCGTAGAGCAAGGCACCGAGTCGCACCACCACGAAGAGCAGGAAATAGA
Above is a window of Candidatus Krumholzibacteriia bacterium DNA encoding:
- a CDS encoding sodium/solute symporter (Members of the Solute:Sodium Symporter (SSS), TC 2.A.21 as described in tcdb.org, catalyze solute:Na+ symport. Known solutes for members of the family include sugars, amino acids, nucleosides, inositols, vitamins, urea or anions, depending on the system.), with amino-acid sequence MHPIGWAVVVLYAGAVLFIGWLTSRKQSGTDEYFRGSRRLPWWALGISIIATAFSAASLLGGPGEGYGHGFLWLQLQIGDLIGYLLVCTFFLPLFARLDLTTAYEYLERRFDAKTRSLASLYFLLFVVVRLGALLYGAALVVSEVSHLSLAVSIAIVGVVAVLYTVAGGLAAVVWTDVLQFAMVLLGIGATLFVASRQVEGGFDSIVATAKAGGRWVLFDLSWNPQSIRALPTAILAYGMLAFAVAGTNQQSVQRYLACADVRAARRAALLAWGTGCIGVAGTLLLGVFLYAFYQAAPGHLPAEVLPDRILPIFIANELPPAVAGLLAAAIFAAAMSSCDSAMHSFSTCLVVDFYRRYFRRNEPEVHYLRVARLLVVCSGLIGIGSAFYVAGKAQTLLTFLATYTSYFVGPVLGLFMLGLWSPRANGTGAFWGACAAAGLLLGVTRFGPWTIPGIWFSAITAPLTFAFGTLLSVWVRARARAGGASAVVESSALAS
- a CDS encoding HAD family hydrolase, coding for MPALRAVLFDLDGVLVDSREAWFRLVNQATRHFCKPDVSREQFEQSWGQGIEADLQQFFPGCAAADVQRFYEAHLLDFDGCMLRRDGARDVLVGLHEAGILRGVVTNTPTCLARDLLAWAGLIGLVDVTVGAGPRIAAKPAPDMVLQACRELELQPRQALLVGDSQCDAEAAAAAAVRFVGFRTERAPAVQELGEILALVGAPPGR